A DNA window from Castanea sativa cultivar Marrone di Chiusa Pesio chromosome 7, ASM4071231v1 contains the following coding sequences:
- the LOC142642644 gene encoding RING-H2 finger protein ATL43, producing the protein MECFFFVSKPLTLVALFLILLYAPPSMADDNNNNNNNNNVTGGGVWVRDIATNSSSSPPPMESENHARSVPFRPSMAVIIVVLAAIFSVVFLVLLYAKHCTGDGVVVATATPATFGTARRNSGIDRGVVESLPVFRFGSLRGQKEGLDCAVCLNRFDSNEVLRLLPKCKHAFHVECVDTWLDAHSTCPLCRYRVDPEDILLVDQNPPPESRQNSTHEVVLDVNVNVNPIGNKRFSGRHSSGGEKGILRSNSYDPMSLRRSLDSAGVRKKSQSLRAVGSYDYPRKDGLLSTSLDRGNSRVEHRIIVSSNSSRAHERWSDAQPSDLLYLGSEMLMSDSRIFLSTSRSRSRQQQQQQQHSNGIDGNGNGLRRWDGASNGGRNNNTNTIINNNNTVMNGRSVSEITGFSRFPTKANRANSTH; encoded by the coding sequence ATGGAGTGTTTCTTCTTCGTTTCCAAGCCTTTGACGCTCGTCGCTCTTTTCCTTATCCTCCTATACGCTCCACCTTCCATGGCGGAcgacaataacaacaacaacaacaacaacaatgttACAGGTGGTGGTGTTTGGGTTAGAGACATTGCAACCAATTCATCTAGTTCACCTCCACCAATGGAGAGTGAAAACCATGCAAGATCTGTTCCCTTTAGGCCTAGCATGGCGGTGATAATAGTGGTGTTAGCAGCCATATTCTCCGTCGTGTTTCTCGTCCTCCTCTACGCAAAACACTGCACTGGTGACGGCGTTGTGGTTGCCACAGCCACGCCCGCAACGTTCGGGACAGCGAGGAGGAATTCCGGAATCGATCGAGGTGTCGTCGAGTCATTGCCCGTGTTTCGATTCGGGTCTCTCCGAGGCCAAAAGGAAGGCCTCGACTGCGCAGTTTGTCTCAATCGATTCGACTCCAACGAAGTCCTTCGACTCCTCCCGAAATGCAAGCACGCCTTCCATGTCGAATGCGTCGACACATGGCTCGATGCTCATTCGACGTGTCCGCTCTGTCGATACCGTGTCGACCCAGAAGATATTCTCCTCGTCGACCAAAACCCACCTCCAGAGTCTCGCCAAAACAGCACCCATGAGGTCGTTTTGGACGTGAACGTGAACGTGAACCCAATTGGGAACAAACGATTCTCAGGTCGACACTCGTCAGGTGGCGAAAAGGGAATTTTGCGTTCGAATTCTTACGATCCGATGTCGCTTAGGAGATCGCTCGATAGTGCTGGGGTGAGAAAAAAGAGTCAGAGTTTAAGAGCCGTTGGATCCTATGATTACCCAAGAAAAGATGGGCTATTGTCGACGAGCTTAGACAGAGGGAATAGTAGGGTGGAGCACAGGATTATTGTTTCTTCTAACTCGAGTAGGGCCCACGAAAGGTGGAGCGATGCACAGCCGTCAGATCTTCTGTATTTGGGGTCAGAAATGTTAATGAGTGACAGCCGTATATTTTTGTCGACATCGAGATCGAGATCGAgacagcagcagcaacaacaacaacacagtAATGGTATTGATGGCAATGGTAACGGGTTGCGGAGATGGGATGGTGCTAGTAATGGTGGCAGaaacaacaacacaaacaccatcatcaacaacaacaacacagtAATGAATGGTCGAAGTGTGTCGGAAATCACAGGCTTCAGCAGGTTCCCAACCAAAGCCAATAGAGCCAATAGCACCcactaa
- the LOC142643392 gene encoding uncharacterized protein LOC142643392, which produces MGSEESDPEVEMSSLIKQLANCNQTARNKALRLLLKTWLPSQQSLSEEDLKKLWKGLFYCVWHADNHLFQSQLIDRLSSLLLRLPLPLSFRYFACFLLTIRREWPGIDALRLDKFYLLIRRFLHYSFVLLKTQKWDLGVCLKFVDLLLENTVYANDKFRGNGVNYHVVSVFLEEFQGFLPVRAEVVGVLLKPFVSVMGKSGDKVLCNKIKGCVFDVLVKMGVKLLEVKKVGGGGAECEVDSSEDFVVFGTIALTMGFSKEFYEMGSSAECLQGNRKVLFGLYEGFSKLEKDFAASGVEVSIPDIVENDEDDEVPTLVPIASEVKMGGDAVNGCAKEDKALKKCKNKDKKKKDSGGSGKTSTKKKKKQKNEISDMIIENGPSGVENENVVIANGDNSVDEIVTDGSLIEFNESVISNLQMQFEKVAAEAGLENDVASARDLTKIKVNGTVSKKRKRTKSMDGKQSQNHELKSEGDAEGGMTAKSGEKSAKKVRFSMKNNLVWKPQSPLPPQSVRIPPSVTPRGSALKKGVPPGPIREMLPATKMVRKRAVAVKKVRKGKKSISPAAKRVKKLKSRSP; this is translated from the coding sequence atggGTTCAGAAGAATCAGACCCAGAAGTAGAGATGTCTTCACTGATAAAACAGCTAGCAAACTGCAACCAAACAGCCCGAAACAAAGCTCTCCGTCTCCTCCTCAAAACGTGGCTTCCTTCCCAGCAAAGTCTCTCCGAAGAAGACCTCAAGAAGCTCTGGAAAGGCCTCTTCTACTGCGTTTGGCATGCTGACAATCACTTGTTCCAGTCCCAACTCATCGACAGACTCTCCTCTCTCCTCCTCCGCCTCCCGCTCCCGCTTTCCTTCCGCTACTTCGCTTGTTTTCTCCTCACCATTCGCCGCGAATGGCCCGGTATCGATGCGTTGAGGTTAGACAAGTTTTATCTCTTGATTCGGAGGTTCTTGCATTATTCGTTTGTTTTGTTGAAAACCCAGAAGTGGGATTTGGGTGTTTGTTTGAAATTCGTGGATTTGTTGTTGGAGAACACTGTTTATGCTAATGATAAGTTTAGGGGCAATGGGGTTAATTACCATGTTGTGTCTGTGTTTTTGGAGGAGTTTCAGGGTTTTCTTCCCGTGAGGGCCGAGGTTGTTGGGGTTTTGTTGAAGCCTTTTGTTTCGGTTATGGGGAAGTCGGGGGATAAGGTTTTGTGTAATAAGATTAAGGGTTGTGTGTTTGATGTGTTGGTTAAGATGGGTGTGAAGTTGTTGGAGGTTAAGAAAGTTGGAGGGGGAGGGGCTGAGTGTGAGGTTGATTCGAGTGAGGATTTCGTGGTGTTTGGGACAATTGCGTTGACAATGGGGTTTTCGAAGGAGTTTTATGAGATGGGTTCTTCGGCTGAGTGCCTTCAGGGGAATAGGAAGGTGTTGTTTGGATTGTATGAGGGGTTTTCTAAGTTGGAGAAGGATTTTGCGGCTTCCGGGGTTGAGGTTTCGATTCCTGATATTGTTGAAAATGACGAGGATGATGAAGTGCCGACCTTGGTTCCTATTGCTTCTGAGGTGAAAATGGGTGGCGATGCTGTGAATGGGTGTGCCAAAGAAGATAAGGCGTTGAAGAAGTGCAAGAATaaggataagaagaagaaagattcaGGTGGGAGTGGCAAAACTAGTacgaaaaagaagaagaaacagaaGAATGAGATTTCTGATATGATTATAGAGAATGGTCCTTCAGGGGTAGAGAATGAGAATGTAGTTATTGCAAATGGTGACAATTCAGTTGATGAAATCGTTACAGATGGAAGTTTGATAGAATTTAATGAGTCTGTGATTTCAAACCTCCAGATGCAGTTTGAGAAGGTGGCTGCTGAAGCGGGTTTGGAAAATGATGTTGCTAGTGCCCGCGatttaactaaaattaaagTTAATGGTACTGTATctaagaagagaaagagaaccAAGAGTATGGATGGGAAGCAGTCCCAAAATCACGAGCTAAAATCTGAAGGGGATGCTGAAGGCGGAATGACTGCAAAGAGTGGGGAGAAGAGTGCAAAGAAAGTAAGGTTTTCCATGAAGAATAATTTGGTGTGGAAGCCCCAGAGTCCATTACCTCCACAAAGTGTGAGAATTCCTCCCTCTGTTACTCCAAGAGGAAGTGCACTGAAGAAAGGGGTACCTCCAGGTCCCATCAGGGAGATGCTTCCTGCAACAAAGATGGTGAGAAAGAGAGCTGTTGCTGTAAAGAAGGTCcggaaggggaaaaaaagcaTTTCTCCTGCTGCCAAACGTGTGAAGAAGTTGAAATCTCGTTCTCCTTAG